Genomic DNA from Gemmatimonadetes bacterium SCN 70-22:
TCCACTGGGCCAGGTAGTACGTGACGAGAATGAGCGCGCGCGAGCCGGGAAGGTCGCCGCGAAAGCGCGCCAGGCCGAGCGAGGAATCGGACGCCACGAAGAGGACGGCACCCACGGCCCCCCACCACGCGCCGTCGTGCGCCCCCAGCCGCGAGCGCTCCAGCGCCTGCCAGGCCATCACGAGGATCACCAGCATGTACGCCAGCACGGGGAGACGCAACGGACCGAGGAGCGGCCACAGGAGCGAGAGGACGATCGCCCCGATCGCCACGAGCGGGAGCGCGGTCGCGGAGCCACGGGAAAAGCCGCCATCCCGGGTGAAGGCCGCGATGTAGAAGAGGTGGGCGACCAGAAACGAGGCGAGTCCGGCGACGAATCGGTCGCTGGGAAGCATGAGGAAGACATCGCCGGCCAGCGAACAGACGAGCCCCCCGAGGACGAATCGCGCGTATGGATCGGCCGTCCCCCAGGCGAGGGGGAACGTCAGGGCCATGACCAGGATCGTCGCCAGCGGCTTGAACAGGTAAACCTGCGCCGGTGCGCCCGCATATTCGGCGCGCACGAGGAAGACGACGGCGACCGCGAGCGCGAGGGAAAGGAGCTGCCAGGTGCGCACGAGGGTGGTGGGGAAGGGGGGCACCGATGAGGCGTGGTCGGGCCGAAGCCGCCTCAAGCTCATCGCAATCGCCACGCGCCGCAACGTGGAGTATTTTCGGGATCGCAGTCCCGATTCCCGTCCCCCGTCGGCTCGACAGTGCCAAGCAGCAACGGATACGAAGTCCAGTTCGACCTCTGGCCACAGCGCGTCTTCGTCGACGAGCTGGATGCGCGTGCCGTGGTGGGCGCCAACACGCGTGTCGCGGCACTCTACAAGGTGCGATACGAGCGCGAGCCGGGGGTGCACCAGGTCTTCCTGGATCAACACGGATGGTACTGCGCCGACCACGGCCCATCCTGCAAGGCGGTGCGCGCGGTGGCGGAGTGGCGTACCACGCCTTCCTCGACGTGAACCCCCTGCCGGAGGCCCGGATGCTGAGACGCCGGTCGATGGGCTGGATGCTGCTGGCGGTCGCCGCGTGCGGCGGCGGTGGCGATGGCAACCCCACGGGGACAAGTGCGGTTGCATCGGTCTCGCTCGACGTCCCCACCCTGGCGCTTCTCGTAGGAGAGTCGAAGCAGCTGTCGGCGACGGCCCGGAACGCTGCGGGGAACGTCGTGACCGGCGCGCCGGCCGCGACGTGGACCAGCTCGAACTACGCCGTGGCCACGGTGGATGCCACGGGTGTGGTGACGGCCCTCATCCCGGGGACAGCCGACATCCGAGCGACCATTGCCGGGAAGCGCGCCAGCGCCCAGGTGACCGTCACCTCGGCGGCGACGCGGGCAACGGTCACCATGACGGGGAACGTCTTCTCCCCATCTCGCGTCACGATCAAGGCCGGGGGAACGGTGGAGTTCGTCTTCGGCGCGACCCCCCATACCGTCATCTTCGAGCAGGTCCCCGGCGCGCCTAACAGCATCGACGTGGCGACGGCCAACAAGACGGAGACGCGGCAGTTCAACACGCCCCGCGTGTACCGCTACAATTGCTCGATCCACGGCTCGATGGTCGGCGACGTCAACGTGGTGCCGTAGCGTCTCCCCAAGCGCCAGCTCGCCTGTCCCGTCCCCGTCCCCGTCCCGTCCCCGCCCCGATCCCGTCCCCGTTTCCCGTGACCACACCATTCGACGTCGCCGTCGTCGGCCTGGGCGCCATGGGGAGCTCGGCTGCCTATCAGCTGGCCCGGCGTGGCCTGCGGGTCGTCGGCATCGACCGCTATTCCCCGCCGCACGCCATGGGGTCGAGCCACGGGAAGTCGCGCATGATTCGCGAGGCATACTACGAGCATCCGCTATACGTCCCGCTCGTGCAGCGCGCCTATACGCTGTGGGACGAGCTGGACCAGGTGGCCGAGCACCCCGTCCTTCGCCAGACCGGGGGGGTGATGGTCGGGGGCGAGGGGGGGGCGTTGGTCCAGGGGACGCTGCGCAGCGCCGCCGAGCACGACATCCCGCACGAGCTCCTGTCGGCGGGTGAGCTGCGCCAGCGCTTTCCCGCCTTCACGCCCGCGGTGGGAATGGTGGCGGTGCTCGAGCGTCGCGCGGGGATCCTCTTCCCCGACGCCATCGTCCGGACGCACCTGCAGCTGGCGGAACTCCACGGCGCCATCCTCCGGCGGGGCGACGCGGTGCAGGGGTGGGATCGCACGCGCGAGGGGATCGCCATTCGAACGGCGCAGGCGACGGTCGTTGCGCGGCAGCTCGTCGTCGCCGCCGGGGCCTGGACGGCTCCGCTCCTCGCGTCGCTCGCCCTTCCGCTCACGGTGGAGCGCCAGGTGATCCACTGGTTCGATCCGGTGAGCACTCCGGAGCACTTCTCCGCCGAGCACATGCCGGTCTCCATCTGGGAGTTGGACGACGGGCGGCTGTTCTACACCAAGCCCAACCTCGGCGACGGGGTGAAGATCGGCGTTCACCACAGCGGGACGACGGTGACGCCGGAGTCGATCGATCGCACGGTCACGGAGCAGGACGCTGCTCCCGTTCACGAGTTGCTGCGGCGTTTCGTCCCCGCGGCGGCGGGTCCGCTCCGGGACCGCGCCGTCTGCATGTACACCAACACCCCCGACGCCCATTTCATCGTCGATCGCCACCCCGAGCTCGACGAGGTGCTGGTGTTGAGCCCCTGCTCGGGCCACGGCTTCAAGTTCGCGTCGGTGCTGGGCGAGGTGGCGGCCGACCTCGTGACTCGGGGAGTGTCCGCATTCGATCTCACGCCATTCTCGTTGCGGCGCTTCGCGTAAGTGTCGGCGCGGACGCGTTCAAAGCGCAGGGCGGCAGCGAGTTACGGTAGGTACGAGGGAGCAACTGTTCCCCACCGGCTTTCCCCCTCGTCCTCCCAACCTCCGCACGGGGCCGTGCGTATCTGGCAGGTCTCCCCATCCCCATGCCGGTTCCTGACATGTTGAAGGCATATGCCCGCCTGCTCCTGACGGCGGGACTCGCGCTCGCCACCAGCTCGGTCCGGGGCGGCGCCCAGCAGTCCGACACCCTGGCGCGTCCGACGCTGCGCGCCGTGTTCCGCACCGCTCCGATTCACGTCGACGGGAGCCTGGACGAGGCCGACTGGGGGCGCGCCGTCCCGGCCACCGACTTCACGCAGGCGCGTCCCTCTCCGGGGAAGCCGGCATCGCACGCCACCGAGGTGCGGATCCTGTACGACCGCGACGCCCTCTACGTCGGCGCGCGTCTTCACGATCCACGCCCGGATTCCATCGCCCGGCAGATGGGGCGTCGCGATGCCGACGACATCTACTCCGACTGGATCCGCATCGGCATCGATTCGTACCTGGACCGGCGCACCGCCTTCATCTTCGCGGTCTCGCCTCGCGGGGTGCAACGCGACGAGTTCCGCTACAACGATTCCCAGAATGACCTGCTATGGGATGCGGTGTGGGCCAGCGCCACGCGGATCGATTCGGCGGGGTGGACGGCCGAGCTGCGGATTCCCCTGTCGCAGCTCCGCTTCCAGGTGGGCGAACGCGGGGTGACCAAGTGGGGGATCCAGTTCGGGCGCTTCCTCGCCCGCAACGAGGAGAGCGCCACCTGGTCGCCGATGCCGCCGCAGCAGC
This window encodes:
- a CDS encoding N-methyltryptophan oxidase; its protein translation is MGSSAAYQLARRGLRVVGIDRYSPPHAMGSSHGKSRMIREAYYEHPLYVPLVQRAYTLWDELDQVAEHPVLRQTGGVMVGGEGGALVQGTLRSAAEHDIPHELLSAGELRQRFPAFTPAVGMVAVLERRAGILFPDAIVRTHLQLAELHGAILRRGDAVQGWDRTREGIAIRTAQATVVARQLVVAAGAWTAPLLASLALPLTVERQVIHWFDPVSTPEHFSAEHMPVSIWELDDGRLFYTKPNLGDGVKIGVHHSGTTVTPESIDRTVTEQDAAPVHELLRRFVPAAAGPLRDRAVCMYTNTPDAHFIVDRHPELDEVLVLSPCSGHGFKFASVLGEVAADLVTRGVSAFDLTPFSLRRFA